Proteins found in one Phalacrocorax carbo chromosome 14, bPhaCar2.1, whole genome shotgun sequence genomic segment:
- the MC3R gene encoding melanocortin receptor 3 gives MNSTHFAFSFQPVLLNVTEDFNDSVLNNRSGDGFCEQVFIKAEVFLTLGIISLLENILVILAVLKNGNLHSPMYFFLCSLAVADMLVSMSNALETIMIAILSNGYLIIDDHFIQHMDNVFDSMICISLVASICNLLVIAIDRYITIFYALRYHSIMTVKKALTLIVVIWIACIICGIIFIAYSESKTVIVCLITMFFTMLFLMASLYVHMFLFARLHVKRIAALPVDGVPYQRTCMKGAVTITILLGVFIVCWAPFFLHLILIISCPMNPYCICYTSHFNTYLVLIMCNSVIDPLIYAFRSLEMRKTFKEIVCCCYSMSVGQCML, from the coding sequence ATGAATTCCACacactttgcattttcatttcagcctgTGCTGCTTAACGTGACTGAAGACTTCAATGACTCAGTTCTGAACAACAGAAGTGGTGATGGATTTTGTGAGCAGGTCTTCATAAAAGCCGAGGTCTTCTTGACTTTAGGGATCATCAGCCTCCTGGAAAACATCCTTGTCATTCTTGCAGTGCTGAAAAATGGAAACCTACATTCTCCcatgtatttcttcctttgtagCTTGGCTGTGGCAGATATGTTAGTGAGCATGTCAAATGCCTTGGAGACTATCATGATCGCAATCCTGAGCAACGGCTATTTGATCATTGACGACCACTTCATTCAGCATATGGACAATGTTTTTGACTCGATGATTTGTATTTCTTTGGTAGCCTCAATTTGCAACCTCTTGGTTATAGCCATTGACAGGTACATCACTATTTTCTATGCTCTCCGTTACCACAGCATCATGACTGTGAAGAAAGCTTTAACCCTGATTGTGGTCATTTGGATTGCTTGTATCATCTGTGGCATCATATTCATTGCCTactcagaaagcaaaactgtCATTGTCTGTCTCATCACCATGTTCTTTACCATGCTCTTTCTCATGGCCTCCCTTTATGTTCACATGTTCTTGTTTGCACGCCTGCATGTTAAGCGGATTGCAGCCCTCCCCGTGGACGGGGTGCCCTACCAGCGTACCTGCATGAAGGGCGCCGTCACCATCACTATATTACTTGGTGTCTTCATTGTTTGCTGGGCACCTTTCTTCCTACACCTCATTCTCATCATTTCTTGCCCAATGAATCCATACTGCATCTGCTACACTTCACACTTTAATACCTACCTGGTCTTGATAATGTGCAACTCAGTAATCGACCCACTCATTTATGCTTTCCGGAGTCTCGAGATGAGAAAGACTTTCAAAGAAATAGTGTGTTGCTGTTACAGCATGAGTGTGGGACAGTGCATGCTGTAA